The Brassica napus cultivar Da-Ae chromosome C7, Da-Ae, whole genome shotgun sequence genomic interval ATCAtctccaaagaagaaaaagagattgaAAAACTTGAGAAGGGTTCTAAACAGCTGAAGGAAAAAGTACGTAGCATTAGTTattcttttttatgttttgaaatgCGGCTAATCCTCCGTGTTCCTATCTTTTCATGGTCTAACTAGCCATGTTTAGAAAATCTTGAGTGCGTTGGACTTGGATCATTCAAATGCATAATCCATGGATTTGTTCCAtcgtattattattattatcctgTATCTAGAACTGAGTAGTGTTTCTTGTTTTAGGCTTTGGAGCTGCAAACCAGCATAGAGAACGCTGGTGGGGAAAATCTGAAAGGACAAAAGGCAAAGGTTGAGAAGATTCAAGCCGTAAGTTTTCTGCTCTTAGCTTGCTGTTAGTGAGCTCACTGTTGAGTGTTCCTAACTTATTTTGCACATGTTTAGGACATTGACAAAAGTAATACAGAGATCAATCGATGTAATGTTCAAATAGAAACACACCAGAAAATGATAAAGAAGTTAACAAAGGGGGTTGAAGACGGGACTCGAGAGAAAGAAAGGCTAGAGGGTGAGAAGGAAAAATTGCTGACGGTTTTCAAATCTATAGAACAGAAAGCATTTGCAATCCAAGAGAAGTATAAAGAAACACAGAAGGTTTTAACTGTCCTTCTCTCTTTTTATCTCCATACTATTTGGATAAGCGTCATAGAGCAGTCCTTTTTGTTGTGCAGTTGATTGATGAACATAAAGACGTGCTGACTGAAGCAAAATCCAATTTTGAGAAGCTGAAAAAGTCTGTGGATGAGTTGAAGGCATCTAGGGTAACAACAACCGAATCCTTTTCTTTCTTGCTGGTTGCAGCTGTGTCACTTAGGGTGCTTTTCATCATCTAATACCTAAGTCGTACACAGGTCGATGCAGAATTCAAAGTTCAAGATATGAAAAAGAAGTACAATGAATTAGAATTGAAAGAGAAGGGCTACAAGAAGAAACTCAACGACTTGCAGATTGCACTCACAAAGCATATGGAACAGTACGTATGCTGAACCCCCCTCCATCCATGATGTCTACCTCGTTTGCATCTCAAATTTGTCATTTCTCCATTGCAGAATTCAGAAAGATCTTGTTGATCCGGATAAGCTTCAAGCAACATTGATGGATAATAATTTGAACGAAGCTTGTGATCTAAAAAAGTCTCTTGAAATGGCTGCCGTACTGGAGGCTCAGCTGAAAGAGCTGAATCCAAATCTTGACTCAATCGCGGAGTAAgaatttagtttgttttatattGTGTAATCCAATCGGTAGATGTTTCACTAGCTTTCTTGATGGTTCGCTCTAATTACTTAAAGGTATCGGAGCAAAGTGGAACTTTACAATGGGCGGGTAGATGAACTTAACTCTGTAACCCAAGAACGTGATGACATAAGGAAGCAGCATGATGAATTGAGAAAGAGAAGGTATTCCCACTTCGAATTGTTCTGcgtattaaataatttttcccTTTTGTTATTGGTCTCATGAAGCTAACTTGGATGACTATGAGTTGATTTCAGGTTGGATGAGTTTATGGCAGGATTTAACACAATATCGttaaaactgaaagaaatgtaTCAGGTTAGCTTCCTTTTGAACATTGTTGACAACTCCATAAGCTTGGCAAATAATATCCAGAAATGATGAGAAAACTTACAAGTCTATGAGTTATGATGTCTTTCTATGAATTCTGACTTGCTTTGCAAAGCTTACAGCTTGAGCTAAATCGTTTTTGCCTTAGCCTATCTTATACATCTTTATCTATATCCCTAATTAATTTTACAAATATGATGCTGCAGATGATCACTCTCGGAGGTGATGCAGAGCTCGAGCTTGTAGACTCGCTGGACCCTTTCTCAGAAGGTGTGGTTTTCAGTGTGAGACCTCCAAAGAAGAGCTGGAAGAACATTGCAAACTTGTCCGGTGGTGAAAAGGTCGTTGAGAAAACAGACATTCATATCTTAACACTTTATCTCACCAATCTGTCTCTCAACTCTTTTAAATGACTTCTCTCTATCCATTACTTACAGACACTGAGCTCACTCGCACTAGTCTTTGCACTCCATCACTACAAGCCTACACCGCTTTACGTCATGGACGAAATCGACGCCGCTCTCGGTAAGACTTCTATTCCTCAGTTGTAATATTATCTGCAAAACTTAGTTAATCCCTGAATAAGAGTTCGACTCCCTTTTTTTCTCACTAGATTTCAAGAACGTATCAATCGTTGGACACTACGTGAAGGACCGTACTAAAGATGCTCAGTTCATTATCATCAGGTCAGTTCAATCTCTTATTTTATTCCAACAGACATTAATGTTATGTATCAACTATTAaagtgaaatgtttttttttgtaactggctttcatattaaaatgctgaaaaaaagaaaattatacaaACAAAGAGGTTTTTGAGATCTAATATATGAAAATGGTGCAGTCTGAGGAACAACATGTTTGAGCTAGCAGATAGATTGGTGGGAATCTACAAAACAGATAACTGCACAAAGAGCATTACTATCAACCCTGGAAGCTTTGCAGTTTCTCAGAAAACGCCTGCTTAAGTCTACCAAATGAACAACATCTCTACATGAACCACTTTTGTTGATTTTTGGTGTCTGCATGTATAAACAGGCTCATTGTATTGTAATGGTTTTCTACTGTTTAGTGACTTTCGCttgaatattttctttttgaatgatGGGATTAACATTATCCATGCTATTATATAATCTAAAGGATGTGTATATCAGGCCTACTTGTAGACCAATCTAATAATGGTCAAACCATTTGCATAATTATTGTGTTTTCTAAGAGCACAGATTTTTGGGATCGAGACCAGATGAGGATGACAAATACCATTAATCAGACAATTAGATGCGGGGCATACCAAGTAcaaattgtttattttaaaaagattcttaATAATAGCACAAGTGGCATTTTTTTATAACGTTGAAAAAGTTTGATGAATTTATTTTCCCGAATAAAATCAGCATCACCAAATTAAAGATAGGGAATAGAAGAATGctctatttcatttttttttttttgcttttgttgCTGAATTTATTATGCTGTGGTTTGCTTCTGCTTCTTTGAACAGATGGCTAGACTTTTCAAATAAACATGACAaccaaaaaatatacaataaagatACGGAGTTACGATATCACTGAAAAATTCGATTTTGATGTTATCAATGTTTTctgaaacaaatcttaaaagctgaaataattaaaacaagaaaaaaattattggatGGTTGAGTTGAATCTGTCATGTTCACctcaatatttttctaaaaaggtTTTTGAATGATTGAATGTTTTTGTTGTcaactaaataatattatttgaactTCTTAAAAACCTGCAAGTAAAAATGATACAAGCTGAATACTGGTAAAGATGATAACGACACACTTGCACACAACTCAATATACAAGCTGAATACTGGTAAAGATGATAACGACACACTTGCACACAACTCAATAATGTCAACAAACAGTAAAACCTCTTTGTGTTTATTCCCAAActcacaaatttttttattttattttgcagctACAGATAGATCAAAGATAGTGATTTCAACACACAGTCTTCAGGCCGCGGTAAGATCTTCTTCTACAAATTTGACAAACTCTTCCCTTGATCTCCCCTCTGGATTCTTCTTCCATTCAATGAACTTCTTGGAGGCCTCTATGAACTTCTCCATGTGAACCTTCTTCCATTCCTACCAAGTCACAATATCCACAATAAATGTTTGCGCCAAAAACCATTATGCAAGACTTAAAAAGACTAAATCAAGAAGTTAGGAGAAAAAACAAGAATAGTGTTAATGAAATGAACCTCGAAATCCCATTCTCCATACAAATGAGGATCATCCTTGTTAGCCCATACAAAGGTTTCCACTTGCATCTTCTCGGATGTTTCCTGTCATATAAAATGGAGTACTAAAGCTTCAATCTCATGATTATCATCAAAGATCATTATTAGTGACGGTGAAAATGAAACTTACAGTTAATACAACTTCAACAGTCTTCCTGACATACTCATCTCCTTCAATCATATCTAAATTCTCTAGCTGAGCATCTGTTAGTCCAGTTAGTATCTGCACCATTCTTCACCTTTTGAGATCAACAAGTTTGAGAAAGTTAATgaataaagaaacaaagaggACAGAGAGATTAAATCAAAACCTTTCCGTTGATAAGTCCGTTCTCAGAAGGAGAGATACACGGATGCAAACGCCCTTTGAGCCTATACAGATGACtgccaaaaacaaaacaaaaaatcaagaaataagatTTAATCAATCTCCAagcaaagaagagagatgtAAAGAAAGACTTTACTAGCCCTGGAGTTGAGCGGAGATAGTCACAGGATCGCATTCGAGGATCAAGTTGACGACGGATGGTTCTTGGAAACTGCCGTAGACGAAGACATTGTGCGACGGAGACTGATTAGAACTAGTCATCGTTCTTGAATGGAATCtatgtgtgagagagagagagttcgtgctatctttctttatttattcCCTCCCTCTCTTTATCATCGTCAACATCACCTTGCGTAGTAGCGTAGAGTCTTTTGTTTCCGAGTATAATAATCAACAGGTGTTTGGCTGCCAATTATCGGCTTTAATAGAAAGGTTATGTAACATTTAATATCATTTGTTGACTTTTTTGTTGCTTTATCCTCTTAACAATGGTGTGGAGTCCTGTGAAATTTCCCGTCGGTGGAGAATTTGTGCAGTGTAATTACTAATGTAACACGTCCTGACGTCAGTGATGTCACTAGTACACAACGTAACACGGTGAGAACTGAGAAGAGTATAGTCAAAAGTTTTTGAAATGAattgttttttatgtttattataaCACAATATGTCACTTTTTTCTATCGACATACTTTTTTCCAACAGCTTTTTTCTTTCGTAACAAATTAGTTTACATGTAATTAACCAGCTGATCAACCAAActattatttaagcgggaattAACCTCTACCACACATCCCTTATCCAAATTGATGACTCAGATTAAATTTGGCTTTCTTGACAAGACTTATATATGTCTCTTTTCCTACCCATTAGATTTACTTTTACACTTAACGGCCTAGATCTACTATATTGGATAAAACCAAATTCATCATCtcaattttttgtgtttttgctCGGTTGTTCTGAAATCGAAACTTTAAGAAACTTTAATCATTCTTAACTTCATCTCTCGGATTACTGCTGCTTAACGTTCcagattaagaaaattttattaattttcttattctttttaatttcatcatctttttcttcttagttgagttttttttcgaaattcaaGAAAATGACAAACCACTGCCTTTGATAATAGAGATGAGGACAGAGACGATGGCGACAAGGATGAAGACATCGAAGATGAGGTATGAATGTATGATTATAAGATAATATGTAACATGCACAAAAATTTGTCTGGCTCTTGAGATATCAACGGAGCCAAATAGAATAACTAGGAACCATACGGCGGTGCAAATGGTGACATGCCCGTGTATTCGTTTAGAGAGGTAGTGGTGGTAGTCTCTGTGGTAgcctttgttcttttttttttttttttttttgctttattagCATTGGAGTGAAGATAGTTAGACCAGCTGCTTTCAAACTAATGACATAGCTGGTGATGGAACAATGACTTTGGTTGTTATTGCGCTAGGTCTCATGATGAAAGTgtaaaaatttgtaattttgaaTGTAGATATATGTCCTTGTGAATTATACAAATCATTGATTGGTTGGAATGTGATGTGTAAATTGGACGTCTGTTAAAAGTATTCATAAAAATTTCTGTAAGAAGTATTCAAGTAGATGTTTTGCAATCAGTGtacacattgtttttttttaaaccgatGTACATGTTGAGCCAAGATCGTGTACACCTGGACATGTCTAACCAAGATCGTGTACATATCCACGTGGTTACTCAATATACTCATGTACACATTAGTGAAGACATTATTAACCGACGATGTTCATTACTTTGTGGAAAAGTTTGAGTGAACGCGGGTACATGGTTGATTAGAAACTGTGTACAATCAGTAGGCAGTGTACGTAAATGTATCCAGTGTACATGACGCATACTAATGAAGAAGTCCATGGGTACATGTACCGTTTAACAAATGACAAGGGGTGTGATGGCTAATGTAATGAACATATAATAGAATCGAAGAGTGGTTTCGTGGGAAATGGTTTACATTTGTTGTGTAGTATACATACTTGTGTACGTATATTTCTGTGTATCGGTGTACATGTATTTCTGTGTATTGGTGTACATGGTTATGTGTTAAACGGTGTACAATATAACCGATGTGTATTTCTGATTATGTGTACATAAATTTTGGGGACATATTAGTGAAGACATTACTAACTTGTTCATTAATTTGTGTACAAGTTTGGGTGTACTAGAGTACATGGTTGGTTAGAAACTGTGTACAATTAGTGTGAGGTGTATTTAAAATGGCAGGTTTTAACAGTGTACATATGGACAATGAACAATGTTTTAACTGTGTACATATAGACTATGTCTTAATAAGTGTACATGGGGACAAATTGGTACATATGGACATTGTTTTAACATTGTACATATGGACTATGGCTTAATGATTGTACATGGGGACATACCATAGAGTGTACATATGGACAACGTCAAACTACTTTTTTTATCCCTTTTTTGTTTCATCAGTCAAATATTAGAGCTTGTTTGCCCATATTCCCCTTCATGTATCAGAAAATTAGAGCTTGTTTGCCAACATTCCTTTTCATCTATCAAATATTAGATCCTTCTCGCTTCTATCTGAtacaaaaagaagagaaaccaaaataaatagaatCAACGTGCGGAATTTTTTTAAGCAAAAGAAAAgagtaagaaaagaaaaatctgaATCAAAGCAGATTCTTACAGGAGTTCATCGGGAtaataaaaaatctattgaACATCACTGCTTTCTCTGACACCAAGAAGAGAATGCTTACCAATAACCTTTATTCTCTCAATGTTCTTATATCTTATCATCAGCTTTCTCCTTCTCACGACACCTTTGTCTCATCGACATCTGTTCTGGAATAGATTTTTCCACCGTTCTTTCAGTAAAATCATC includes:
- the LOC106407191 gene encoding protein AIG2 A-like, which codes for MTSSNQSPSHNVFVYGSFQEPSVVNLILECDPVTISAQLQGYHLYRLKGRLHPCISPSENGLINGKILTGLTDAQLENLDMIEGDEYVRKTVEVVLTETSEKMQVETFVWANKDDPHLYGEWDFEEWKKVHMEKFIEASKKFIEWKKNPEGRSREEFVKFVEEDLTAA